One stretch of Acyrthosiphon pisum isolate AL4f unplaced genomic scaffold, pea_aphid_22Mar2018_4r6ur Scaffold_20676;HRSCAF=21801, whole genome shotgun sequence DNA includes these proteins:
- the LOC107882444 gene encoding uncharacterized protein LOC107882444, protein MLVVESRLQQGCRVLLSERDLLRMHEIRWAVSESISRKSNVTRCAVMVQIDQIATHLSTNVYVDKSSTVEEIATATSNVHSNLHTMNIFSNSENSFINQIKLMANKQLALCWAANIQNNSTADYVPSNGDVNDIEELLAFHENEGPVMYTSY, encoded by the exons ATGCTCGTCGTCGAATCACGCCTACAACAAGGATGTCGTGTGCTGTTGAGCGAGCGCGATCTATTAAGAATGCACGAGATACGATGGGCCGTCAGCGAATCAATCTCCCGAAAATCTAACGTGACGCGCTGCGCGGTTATGGTGCAAATCGATCAGATAGCTACACATTTGAGTACTAATGTTTACGTCGATAAATCGTCCACGGTAGAAGAAATTGCAACAGCCACCAGTAATGTACACAGTAATCTCCACacgatgaatatattttcaaatagtgAGAACAGTTTCATAAACCAGATAAAATTGATGGCCAACAAACAGCTGGCATTGTGTTGGGCGGccaatattcaaaataacagTACTGCAGACTACGTGCCGAGTAATGGCGACGTCAATGACATCGAAGAG cTTTTAGCATTCCATGAGAACGAAGGGCCCGTGATGTACACGTCATATTGA